A single window of Gavia stellata isolate bGavSte3 chromosome 14, bGavSte3.hap2, whole genome shotgun sequence DNA harbors:
- the LOC104260408 gene encoding BTB/POZ domain-containing protein KCTD12 yields MALADNAGCAKPSEDFPFPEIIELNVGGQVYITRHPTLVSVPGSLLWEMFTQKNVRSLARDSKGRFFVDRDGFLFRYILDYMRDQQLVLPDHFPERSRLQREAEYFMLPELVKMLAPKLSKQNSLGDDPCQSDPEELSPNADATRNLTSASATLPSAAAGGPGGAVTTGTGAAGTDIRRAGFITIGYRGSYTLGRDSQTDAKFRRVARIMVCGKTSLAKEVFGDTLNESRDPDRPPERYTSRYYLKFTFLEQAFDKLADAGFHMVACNSTGTCAFAHDQTDDRIWTSYTEYVFYRE; encoded by the coding sequence ATGGCCCTGGCAGACAACGCAGGCTGTGCCAAACCCAGCGAGGACTTCCCTTTCCCTGAGATCATTGAACTCAATGTGGGTGGACAAGTCTACATCACCCGCCACCCCACCCTGGTCAGTGTGCCTGGCTCGCTCCTCTGGGAGATGTTCACCCAGAAGAACGTCCGCTCCCTGGCCCGCGACAGCAAGGGACGATTCTTTGTGGATCGGGACGGCTTCCTCTTCCGCTACATCTTGGATTACATGAGGGACCAGCAGCTGGTGCTGCCCGACCACTTCCCGGAGAGGAGTCGGCTGCAGCGAGAGGCCGAGTACTTCATGCTGCCGGAGCTTGTGAAGATGCTGGCCCCCAAGCTCAGCAAGCAGAACTCGCTGGGAGACGATCCATGCCAAAGCGACCCAGAGGAGCTCTCCCCCAACGCGGATGCCACCCGCAACCTGACCTCTGCCAGTGCCACGCTCCCCAGCGCCGCGgctggtggccccgggggtgccGTCACCACCGGCACGGGTGCTGCTGGCACCGACATCCGCAGGGCAGGTTTCATCACCATCGGCTACCGGGGCTCCTACACCCTGGGCAGGGACAGCCAGACGGATGCCAAGTTCCGCAGGGTGGCACGGATCATGGTGTGTGGCAAGACATCACTGGCCAAGGAGGTCTTTGGGGATACCTTGAATGAGAGCAGGGACCCAGACAGGCCCCCGGAGAGGTACACCTCCAGGTACTACCTCAAATTCACCTTCCTGGAGCAAGCCTTTGATAAACTGGCTGATGCTGGCTTCCACATGGTGGCTTGCAACTCCACAGGCACCTGTGCCTTCGCCCATGACCAGACAGATGACAGGATCTGGACCTCTTACACCGAATATGTTTTCTATCGTGAGtga